In a single window of the Phycisphaerales bacterium genome:
- a CDS encoding PDZ domain-containing protein: MTLTKRAVERRLYGWMSAATVVALLAGCQSAPVRPPAEPSAPAKLTAEQRQLNVEAFDVVWNRVNTMHFDPDFGGLDWQAVRDEYRPRVASAETMDEARGLMNTALMKFGMSHFAVLPGELFRRTAAPAERDESGAARPETGTAAARRETTTGDGEESDLEDGELGLILRVYDGEILVVDVLPESPAAEAGVKPGWVVTAVDGRSVRGLVERIEMLDDGGPGYQLTASRLATNRVTRRVGQGVRVTFRVGDDAEVEYELICAERQGTPTSFGYLENLRLRIETRRLAGDITYIGFNCFFDPPLLLSGVEQALKDCDPCAGIILDLRGNPGGIGGLAMGITSWLISGESKTLGTMRTRGFTLNFVAFPRPRAFLGPLAILVDECSASTAEVLAGGLQDLGRARIFGVRTAGAALLSVIESLPNGDRVQLPMADYVSAGGARLEGRGVLPDEEIRPTRAALLAGEDPVVTAAVAWLQAQSSAAAN, from the coding sequence ATGACGCTGACAAAACGCGCCGTCGAACGCCGCCTGTACGGCTGGATGTCGGCCGCGACCGTAGTTGCTTTGCTGGCGGGCTGTCAGTCCGCCCCGGTTCGCCCCCCCGCGGAACCGTCCGCGCCGGCCAAGCTTACGGCCGAGCAGCGGCAACTCAACGTCGAAGCGTTCGATGTGGTCTGGAACCGCGTGAACACCATGCATTTCGATCCCGACTTTGGCGGCCTCGACTGGCAGGCCGTCCGGGACGAGTACCGACCGCGCGTCGCATCGGCCGAGACCATGGACGAGGCCCGCGGCCTGATGAACACGGCCCTAATGAAATTCGGCATGAGCCACTTCGCCGTGCTGCCGGGCGAACTATTCAGGCGTACGGCTGCGCCGGCCGAGCGGGACGAGTCTGGTGCCGCGCGCCCCGAAACCGGCACAGCCGCAGCGCGCCGCGAAACGACCACGGGCGACGGCGAGGAAAGCGATCTGGAGGATGGCGAGCTGGGCCTCATCCTGCGCGTGTACGATGGGGAGATCCTCGTCGTCGACGTATTGCCCGAATCTCCCGCGGCTGAGGCCGGTGTGAAGCCCGGCTGGGTGGTGACCGCCGTGGATGGGCGGTCCGTTCGCGGGTTGGTGGAACGAATCGAAATGCTGGATGACGGTGGTCCGGGCTATCAGCTCACCGCGAGCCGCCTTGCCACCAACCGGGTAACACGACGGGTCGGCCAGGGTGTTCGTGTGACGTTCCGTGTGGGGGACGATGCGGAGGTTGAGTACGAACTGATTTGTGCGGAACGGCAGGGTACGCCGACCAGCTTCGGCTATCTCGAAAATCTGCGGCTGCGCATTGAGACGCGGCGCTTGGCAGGCGACATTACTTACATCGGGTTCAATTGCTTCTTTGACCCGCCCTTGCTTTTGAGTGGGGTGGAGCAGGCCCTCAAGGACTGTGACCCCTGCGCCGGCATCATCCTGGACCTGCGTGGCAACCCCGGCGGCATCGGCGGACTCGCGATGGGCATCACGAGTTGGCTGATCAGTGGGGAGAGCAAGACGCTGGGCACGATGCGGACCCGCGGCTTCACTCTGAACTTCGTGGCGTTTCCACGCCCGCGCGCGTTCCTGGGGCCGCTGGCGATCCTGGTGGACGAGTGCAGTGCATCGACAGCCGAAGTTCTGGCCGGCGGGTTGCAGGATCTGGGGCGGGCGCGGATCTTCGGGGTGCGCACGGCCGGAGCCGCGCTGCTGTCTGTGATCGAGTCATTGCCCAATGGTGACCGTGTGCAGTTGCCGATGGCCGATTATGTTTCGGCCGGTGGGGCGCGGCTCGAGGGGCGCGGCGTGCTGCCGGATGAGGAAATCCGGCCGACTCGGGCCGCGTTGCTGGCCGGGGAAGACCCGGTCGTGACCGCCGCCGTGGCTTGGCTACAGGCCCAGAGTAGCGCTGCTGCCAATTGA
- the tilS gene encoding tRNA lysidine(34) synthetase TilS: protein MFPARSILYTRRTVNWDAFLSELQHWLEVRGLRTAGASWVVGVSGGADSTLLLHALQALGQRDGLRWKLHCAHFHHGLRGAEADADAEFVAQQAETLGLACTTERGDIRGEVASGGGSTEEVARRRRYEFLERTALQTGSELVAVAHHADDNAETVLHRICRGTGLRGLAGIHDIRPIQPDSYIRLVRPLLGQRRAQIEELCRTRGLHIREDSTNRSSEFTRGRIRHVVMPLLAEQLNPQVSEALLRLSEHARLLGTYLEDSARRTFESLVISERPRHIVLNTRAFLTKQRIIQAEVVRRVLGRIVEGEQDLSFQHIESVLKLAEDPGSGKEIHLPGPVIVRKQYDRLEFRPKSDPEPAPELGTIFVACPGITSLPVLRQVLCAELRDVGPETLAEVRAKRNRHEEWFDLAQLRPPLLVRGRQDGDRFHPLGAPGAKSVGDFFGEQKVDPELRARTGILCDQQGPLWVMPFRMDERAKLTPETTRALRLTLSPLTGAARPLA from the coding sequence TTGTTCCCCGCAAGGTCGATTCTGTATACTCGCCGCACCGTGAATTGGGACGCTTTTCTCAGCGAATTGCAGCACTGGCTGGAAGTCCGCGGCCTCCGTACCGCGGGGGCGAGTTGGGTCGTGGGCGTATCCGGCGGTGCAGATTCCACTCTGCTGCTCCACGCCCTCCAGGCGCTCGGTCAGCGCGACGGGCTGCGCTGGAAACTGCACTGTGCCCACTTTCACCATGGTCTGCGGGGGGCGGAGGCCGACGCCGACGCCGAGTTCGTCGCCCAGCAGGCGGAAACCCTCGGCCTGGCATGCACGACGGAGCGTGGGGACATTCGTGGAGAGGTCGCGAGTGGGGGCGGGTCCACCGAAGAGGTGGCTCGCCGCCGCCGTTACGAATTCCTCGAGCGCACTGCGCTGCAAACCGGCAGTGAACTGGTCGCGGTCGCCCACCACGCCGACGACAACGCCGAGACCGTCCTCCACCGCATCTGCCGCGGCACCGGCCTTCGCGGGCTGGCTGGTATCCACGATATCCGCCCTATTCAGCCGGACAGTTACATCCGCCTGGTGCGCCCATTGCTGGGACAACGTCGCGCCCAGATCGAGGAGCTCTGCCGCACCCGCGGACTCCACATCCGCGAAGACAGCACCAACCGCTCGTCCGAGTTCACGCGCGGGCGTATCCGGCACGTGGTCATGCCGCTGCTCGCGGAACAACTGAATCCGCAGGTGTCCGAAGCCCTGTTACGCTTGTCTGAACATGCCCGCCTGCTCGGCACTTACCTGGAAGATTCCGCGCGGCGCACCTTCGAGTCGCTCGTGATCTCCGAACGGCCCCGGCACATCGTGCTCAACACGCGTGCGTTTCTCACCAAGCAGCGCATCATCCAGGCCGAAGTCGTGCGGCGCGTGCTCGGCCGCATCGTGGAGGGCGAACAGGACCTGAGCTTTCAGCACATCGAATCGGTCTTGAAGCTCGCCGAGGACCCGGGCAGTGGCAAGGAGATTCACCTGCCGGGACCGGTCATCGTCCGCAAGCAATACGATCGGCTCGAGTTCCGTCCAAAGTCCGATCCGGAGCCCGCACCGGAGCTCGGCACGATCTTCGTGGCCTGCCCGGGGATCACCTCGCTGCCCGTACTGCGCCAGGTGTTGTGTGCCGAGTTACGTGACGTCGGCCCGGAGACGCTCGCCGAGGTGCGCGCGAAGAGAAACCGGCACGAAGAGTGGTTTGACCTGGCCCAGCTCCGGCCGCCACTGCTCGTGCGTGGTCGGCAGGACGGTGATCGCTTCCACCCCCTCGGCGCTCCCGGTGCGAAGTCGGTGGGCGATTTCTTTGGGGAGCAGAAGGTCGATCCGGAGTTACGCGCCCGGACGGGGATTCTCTGTGACCAGCAGGGTCCGTTGTGGGTGATGCCCTTCCGCATGGATGAACGCGCGAAGCTCACGCCGGAAACCACCCGCGCGCTGCGCCTCACCCTCTCGCCGCTGACCGGCGCTGCGAGACCTCTGGCGTGA
- a CDS encoding carbohydrate kinase, whose amino-acid sequence MVLPQHAIPTGEDSRPLVLGIGEVLWDCFPHARRPGGAPANVAYHARQLGLDGRVLSRIGNDADGAALRAYLAVQGLDVATLQCDPTHATGTVTVHTDHTTGPAYTIHTAVAWDELEWTPEWEHLCAVAQFVCFGTLGQRSLRSRATIMRALEVAAGATRVYDVNLRPPFNAADVVRTSLASADVIKLNDAEVAPVAALYGRENASPAELSAALLAQPRCRYVCVTHGAAGCTVYTRAGAVAVPGLRVRVADTVGSGDAFTAGFIYGLWRRWSTDATGRFANLMGALVAKHAGAMPSVSAALGRLVQRIEREAVR is encoded by the coding sequence ATGGTACTTCCCCAGCATGCAATCCCGACCGGGGAGGATTCCCGGCCGCTCGTGCTGGGGATCGGTGAAGTGTTGTGGGATTGCTTTCCCCATGCGCGTCGGCCGGGGGGCGCGCCGGCCAACGTGGCCTATCACGCTCGACAACTCGGCCTTGACGGCCGGGTGCTCTCGCGGATCGGTAACGATGCGGATGGGGCCGCGCTGCGTGCTTACCTCGCCGTGCAGGGCCTCGATGTGGCGACGTTGCAGTGTGATCCGACACATGCCACCGGTACGGTGACCGTGCACACCGACCACACCACCGGCCCGGCGTACACCATTCACACCGCCGTCGCCTGGGATGAGCTGGAGTGGACGCCGGAGTGGGAACACCTCTGTGCGGTTGCGCAATTCGTGTGTTTCGGCACCCTCGGACAACGCAGTTTGCGCAGTCGTGCGACCATCATGCGGGCGCTCGAGGTGGCCGCAGGTGCGACACGCGTCTACGACGTAAACCTGCGACCGCCATTCAACGCGGCGGACGTGGTGCGAACGTCGCTGGCGAGCGCGGACGTAATCAAGCTGAATGATGCCGAGGTCGCGCCGGTCGCGGCTCTCTACGGCCGGGAAAACGCGTCCCCGGCGGAATTGTCGGCCGCGTTGTTAGCGCAGCCGCGGTGCCGGTATGTGTGCGTCACGCACGGCGCCGCGGGTTGCACGGTCTACACGCGAGCGGGCGCGGTGGCCGTTCCTGGCCTGCGTGTGCGCGTGGCGGACACGGTCGGATCGGGGGATGCGTTCACGGCCGGTTTCATCTACGGCCTGTGGCGGCGCTGGTCGACGGACGCAACGGGGCGGTTCGCGAACCTGATGGGTGCGCTGGTGGCCAAGCACGCCGGAGCCATGCCGTCGGTGAGTGCTGCGCTCGGGCGCCTGGTGCAGCGTATCGAGCGTGAAGCCGTGCGTTGA
- a CDS encoding DUF362 domain-containing protein, translated as MSKAKVALLKTTPATVLRDYHELMNLAGYQDVVARDADTALKINISWHFFFPGSSTTPWQLDGVIRAMLRDGYNPQLLHGCHNRTVVIDAHLGERENKHIHVLEAHGLRNVHLYEGEDWIRIQDAVGDLTKKFLCLNEVYPDGFMIPRRFLGENIIHLPTVKTHVFTTTTGAMKNAFGGLLNERRHWTHPVIHETLVDLLMIQKKIHRGVFAVMDGTFAGDGPGPRCMVPYTKDVLLASADQVAIDAVAAKLMGLDPLSIKFIRLAHEAGLGCGDPREIEIVGDTAAAAENWHFAGPYQKMTFASSMQHKIYWGPLKKPIEWSLKTILAPWAYIASVIYHDSFWYPTRARKLMAEVLDSPWGRLFRNWEQVIADEQGYPNVGLNPAELTRTGWTAFAKSLQILGTCVREAPEFSNRRRKVVSAPSHS; from the coding sequence ATGTCGAAAGCCAAGGTCGCCCTGCTGAAGACCACCCCGGCCACTGTGCTGCGGGACTATCACGAACTGATGAACCTCGCCGGCTACCAGGACGTGGTTGCTCGAGACGCCGACACCGCCCTCAAGATCAACATCTCGTGGCACTTCTTCTTTCCCGGCAGCAGCACAACGCCCTGGCAGCTTGACGGTGTGATTCGGGCCATGCTGCGCGACGGCTACAACCCCCAACTCCTCCACGGCTGCCATAACCGCACGGTGGTCATCGACGCCCACCTCGGAGAGCGCGAGAACAAGCACATCCACGTGCTCGAAGCCCACGGCCTGCGCAACGTCCACTTGTATGAAGGGGAGGACTGGATCCGTATCCAGGATGCCGTCGGCGACCTCACCAAGAAATTCCTCTGCCTCAACGAGGTTTATCCCGACGGCTTCATGATTCCGCGGCGCTTCCTCGGCGAGAACATCATCCACCTGCCGACCGTGAAGACGCATGTGTTCACCACGACGACCGGTGCGATGAAGAACGCATTCGGCGGACTCCTGAACGAGCGCCGCCACTGGACACATCCGGTCATTCACGAAACGCTGGTCGACCTGCTCATGATCCAGAAGAAGATCCACCGCGGTGTCTTTGCCGTGATGGACGGCACCTTCGCCGGGGATGGCCCCGGTCCGCGCTGCATGGTGCCCTACACGAAAGACGTGCTGCTCGCCAGCGCCGACCAGGTTGCGATTGATGCCGTCGCCGCCAAGCTTATGGGGCTGGATCCCCTTTCGATCAAGTTCATCCGCCTTGCTCACGAGGCCGGCCTCGGATGCGGCGACCCGCGTGAAATCGAGATCGTCGGCGATACCGCCGCGGCCGCCGAGAACTGGCACTTCGCCGGTCCTTATCAGAAGATGACCTTTGCCAGCAGCATGCAGCACAAAATCTATTGGGGGCCGCTCAAGAAACCCATAGAGTGGTCGCTGAAGACGATCCTCGCACCATGGGCGTACATCGCAAGCGTCATATATCACGACAGTTTCTGGTACCCCACGCGAGCCAGAAAACTGATGGCCGAAGTGCTGGACAGCCCGTGGGGCCGCCTCTTCCGCAACTGGGAGCAGGTGATCGCCGACGAGCAAGGTTATCCCAACGTGGGCCTGAACCCGGCCGAGCTGACGCGCACCGGCTGGACCGCGTTTGCCAAGTCGCTGCAAATTCTTGGCACGTGTGTGCGCGAGGCACCGGAGTTCAGCAACCGCCGGCGCAAGGTCGTGTCCGCCCCGAGCCACTCGTGA